The following is a genomic window from Deltaproteobacteria bacterium.
CGGCTATCGAACAAACCGGAACTCCGCGCCGGATGCTGGCCACGTCCACCGGCCGTTCGACAAGGTCCGCCGCATGCCGCCGACCGCCCGGCGCACCCTTGAGGAATGCCGCTCGCTTCGGATATTCATGGTCAATGCGTCACGGCCGTGGGGCGTTTCCGGATCTGACGGCTCCTCATGGATCACCTTCCGCCGGGACACCCATCACTCTGGGCACCCGCCTTTCTTGCCACGACCGGAATATTCCGGCAAACTTCCGGACCACAGACGATGCCCTGAACGTCTGGGTAAAGGATGCTGAAATGGAACTGTACAGACTAAGATTCGCCCTGCGGGATCCGTCGGATGAGACAGAAGGCAAGTACCTTGCCGAAATCCCCGACTTGCCCGGCTGCCGCGCCTGGGGAGATACCCGTGCACAGGCGCTGGAGAGCCTTCAAGGCGTTGCCACGGCGTTCATCGAGTCCTACCGGGACCGGGGCGAGCCGCTCCCCGAAAAGGTTGAAGCAGCCATCGTTGACGCCCAGAAGTACGAGGGTCTCGGTGAGGTCATGGTTGCAGTTTGAGATACGGCGAACTCACGCGCAAGCTGCGCCGACTCGGATGCCACCTTGACCGACGCGCCCGCGGCGACCACGAGATTTGGATTCGATCGTCGAACGGCCGCAGGACAACCATCCCCAACTGGGGCAGCCATGAGCTGAAAACGGGAACAGTCAGAGCCATCCTGAGAGACCTCGGCATCACGCT
Proteins encoded in this region:
- a CDS encoding type II toxin-antitoxin system HicB family antitoxin: MELYRLRFALRDPSDETEGKYLAEIPDLPGCRAWGDTRAQALESLQGVATAFIESYRDRGEPLPEKVEAAIVDAQKYEGLGEVMVAV
- a CDS encoding type II toxin-antitoxin system HicA family toxin, coding for MRYGELTRKLRRLGCHLDRRARGDHEIWIRSSNGRRTTIPNWGSHELKTGTVRAILRDLGITLQDFDRA